AGAGCACGGCTTCGTGGACCGCGTCGTCCACCGCAAGGAGCTGCGGCCTGTGCTTGCACAGCTGTTGGAGCTTCTCTGCTGAGCCATGCAGACTGTGGTCCTCGTTGGCTTCCCTATGGACTTGGGCGCTGGCCGGCGAGGAGTTGACATGGGGCCCTCGGCCCTTCGAATCGCTGGCATCGGGGAGTCACTTCGAGAACTGGGCTACCAAGTTTTGGACCATGGCGACGTTTCCATCCGAACCCGGGAAGTCCAGGAGGTATACGACCCCCGGCTGAAGTACCTTCCCGAAATCCAGCGGGCCTGCCGAGAGCTCGCTGAGCGCGTCACTACTGTCTTGGCCGAAGGGGGCTTCCCTCTCCTCCTCGGCGGAGACCACTCTATGAGCATCGGCTCCATCGCAGGCGTTGCCCGGTGGTGCCGCCAACAAGGCAAGCGGCTCGGGGTCCTTTGGATCGATGCCCACGGTGACCTCAACACTCCGGAGACAACCCCATCGGGCAATATCCACGGCATGCCATTGGCGATTGCACTCGGCCGCGGAGCCCCGGAGCTGACCCGCCTGCTAGAGCCCCCGCCAATGGTAGAACCTGCAGATGTTGTGCTAGTTGGCGTCCGCTCCTTGGACCCCGGAGAGCGCCAGCTCATCCAAGAGCTTGGCTTACGCATCTACACGATGCAGGACGTAGACCGCCGGGGTATCTACGCAGTCGCTGTAGAGGCGCTCCAGTACCTGCGCAACCGGATAG
This Candidatus Kapaibacterium sp. DNA region includes the following protein-coding sequences:
- the rocF gene encoding arginase, with the protein product MQTVVLVGFPMDLGAGRRGVDMGPSALRIAGIGESLRELGYQVLDHGDVSIRTREVQEVYDPRLKYLPEIQRACRELAERVTTVLAEGGFPLLLGGDHSMSIGSIAGVARWCRQQGKRLGVLWIDAHGDLNTPETTPSGNIHGMPLAIALGRGAPELTRLLEPPPMVEPADVVLVGVRSLDPGERQLIQELGLRIYTMQDVDRRGIYAVAVEALQYLRNRIDHLHVSFDVDVLDPSVARGVGTPVPGGLSYREAHLLMETIAEHGGAQSLDVVEVNPILDDRNMSATVAAEMVASLMGKRIL